The Desmonostoc muscorum LEGE 12446 genome includes a region encoding these proteins:
- a CDS encoding ATP-binding cassette domain-containing protein, which yields MTAPPNVPLNDGFSTEVIQVHGLHKHYGGVAAVRGVNFTVRSGEMFGLIGPDGAGKTTTFHILGGLMEATAGEVRVFGQPARDARLMTGYLTQQFSLYLDLSIDENLRYAAGLRQVADDLLQERRRKYLHLMNLEQFSDRLAGQLSGGMKQKLALCCALVSQPQLLLLDEPTTGVDPVSRREFWDVLSELSAEGMTIVVATPYLDEAERCHRVALMYSGQIQEIGTPGSLRASLGLERLEVRTPNIEKTEQLLSHLAQPNIVDVQTFGDRLDVLVKDVNLGETQVQQLLQQHQLASSTIERGEPTLENVFVARLRQQGGASELFEFPRYRGGTRKKGEMWQQNPDSSNIAISAHNLTRTFGKFQAVKNVNIEVRYGEIFGLLGANGAGKTTTIKMLCGLVEASSGEISLGGEVGNLRSVELRRRIGYMSQKFTLYDDLTILENLEFYSGVYGVPRKLRREKIDWVIATCGLEGQEKMLTGQLPGGWKQRVAFGASVMHEPDILFLDEPTSGVDPLARRQFWKLINNFARHGTAILVTTHYLEEAEQCNRMSFMVAGKTMAEGSPSFIKASQPGKLIEIVVDQNQAASKLLKKHLEPWRVSIFANSLHVVLDQPDEEIPQVLEILESAHLRVKSLRPISFSLEDAFIGIVQRAQKI from the coding sequence ATAACTGCTCCTCCTAACGTACCTCTAAACGATGGTTTCTCCACTGAAGTCATCCAAGTTCACGGCTTGCACAAACACTATGGTGGAGTAGCGGCAGTCAGGGGAGTTAATTTTACAGTGCGGTCAGGTGAGATGTTTGGGCTGATTGGCCCCGATGGTGCCGGTAAAACCACTACCTTTCATATTCTCGGCGGACTAATGGAGGCCACAGCCGGAGAAGTACGGGTATTTGGTCAACCTGCACGAGATGCTCGCTTGATGACGGGGTATTTAACGCAGCAGTTTTCTTTATACTTGGATCTCAGTATTGATGAGAATTTACGCTATGCAGCAGGATTGCGGCAAGTAGCCGATGATTTGTTGCAGGAACGTCGCCGTAAATACCTCCACTTGATGAATTTAGAGCAGTTTAGCGATCGCTTGGCTGGGCAACTCTCCGGTGGGATGAAACAAAAGCTAGCCCTATGCTGTGCTTTGGTTTCCCAACCACAACTTCTACTGCTCGATGAACCCACCACAGGCGTTGACCCGGTTTCTCGGCGGGAATTTTGGGATGTATTGTCAGAACTATCAGCTGAGGGCATGACTATTGTGGTGGCTACGCCCTACTTAGATGAAGCTGAGCGCTGTCATCGCGTAGCATTAATGTACAGTGGTCAAATTCAAGAAATTGGTACTCCTGGTTCTTTACGTGCTAGTCTCGGCTTGGAACGCTTGGAAGTCCGGACACCTAACATAGAAAAGACTGAGCAATTATTATCACATTTAGCACAACCAAATATCGTGGATGTCCAGACGTTTGGCGATCGCCTTGATGTCCTCGTTAAGGATGTTAATCTTGGTGAAACACAGGTACAGCAACTGTTACAACAGCATCAGCTAGCATCCTCCACCATCGAACGTGGCGAACCCACACTAGAAAACGTTTTCGTTGCGCGTCTACGGCAGCAGGGAGGAGCATCAGAATTGTTTGAGTTTCCCCGTTATAGAGGCGGGACACGGAAAAAGGGGGAAATGTGGCAACAAAACCCTGACTCCTCCAATATTGCGATCTCTGCTCACAACCTCACCCGTACATTTGGCAAATTCCAAGCAGTCAAAAACGTCAACATCGAGGTGCGCTACGGCGAAATATTCGGTCTTTTAGGAGCCAACGGTGCGGGGAAAACTACCACAATCAAAATGCTCTGTGGATTGGTAGAAGCTAGTAGCGGTGAAATTTCCCTTGGTGGCGAAGTGGGAAACCTGCGTAGTGTCGAACTTCGGCGGCGTATCGGTTACATGAGCCAAAAATTCACCCTCTACGATGACCTAACAATTTTAGAAAACCTGGAGTTTTATAGTGGTGTTTACGGCGTACCCCGAAAGTTACGTCGAGAAAAAATTGACTGGGTAATTGCTACTTGTGGACTGGAGGGGCAAGAAAAGATGCTCACGGGGCAGCTACCCGGTGGCTGGAAGCAGCGAGTAGCTTTTGGTGCTTCGGTGATGCATGAACCAGATATTTTATTTCTGGATGAGCCGACATCAGGAGTAGATCCCCTTGCTCGTCGTCAGTTTTGGAAGTTGATTAATAATTTTGCTCGTCACGGCACGGCAATATTAGTGACTACTCACTACTTAGAAGAAGCGGAACAGTGTAACCGCATGAGCTTTATGGTAGCTGGGAAAACTATGGCAGAGGGTTCACCTAGTTTTATTAAAGCCTCCCAACCAGGAAAACTGATCGAAATTGTGGTTGATCAAAATCAAGCCGCCTCAAAGCTACTGAAAAAACATCTAGAGCCGTGGCGTGTATCGATTTTTGCCAATAGTTTACACGTTGTTCTTGACCAACCCGACGAAGAAATTCCCCAAGTACTGGAAATTTTAGAATCCGCCCACCTGAGGGTTAAATCTCTGCGCCCTATTTCTTTTTCTTTGGAAGATGCATTTATTGGGATAGTGCAACGCGCACAAAAAATATAA
- a CDS encoding ABC transporter permease → MKRIFAQCTKELVQFRRDRLTLALAFLLPFLTLLIFGFAIRLESKNIPLIVQDFDRTNISSSYIERLYATNQFLPKQWAADYSVQEAIDKGIAKVAVIIPAEFSQDIQAHRNTVVQVLIDATDVNNARVIKNSIQAVTIFFSQEQGLVPTTSSITPRIRLWFNPGREERLYVVPGVYAVVLWIFPSLLAAIAMVREKEKGTILQVYTSSITASELLLGKALAYLIVAGVEALVIIGLGTLIFQVYLISNPIPLLIGTFLFLADSVLFGLLLGVRSSNQNAAVQGVALIGFITSLLLSGFIYPLNNIPFPLSFVSLLVPTRYFINITRSVFVRGTGWTDILVDLLILFVFAFLFFNLSRKALNRMQLPN, encoded by the coding sequence ATGAAACGTATTTTTGCTCAATGTACCAAAGAATTAGTACAGTTTCGCCGCGATCGCCTGACTTTGGCGTTAGCATTTCTATTGCCATTCTTAACGCTATTGATTTTTGGCTTTGCCATCCGGTTGGAGAGTAAAAATATTCCCTTAATAGTGCAGGATTTTGACCGCACAAATATCAGTAGTAGTTATATTGAGAGGTTATATGCAACCAATCAATTTCTGCCCAAACAATGGGCAGCAGATTATTCAGTACAGGAGGCGATCGACAAAGGTATTGCCAAAGTAGCAGTGATTATTCCTGCTGAATTTAGTCAGGATATACAAGCTCACAGAAATACTGTAGTGCAAGTCCTAATCGATGCCACAGATGTTAATAATGCTCGTGTGATTAAAAATAGTATTCAAGCAGTGACGATTTTTTTCTCACAAGAGCAAGGGCTTGTGCCAACTACTAGCAGCATTACTCCTCGGATACGCCTATGGTTCAATCCTGGCCGCGAAGAGAGATTGTATGTTGTACCAGGAGTATATGCAGTAGTCTTATGGATTTTCCCATCTTTGCTGGCAGCAATTGCAATGGTGCGTGAAAAAGAAAAAGGCACTATCCTTCAAGTATATACTTCCAGTATTACTGCTAGTGAATTATTACTAGGAAAAGCACTAGCTTATCTGATTGTTGCTGGGGTCGAAGCATTAGTGATTATAGGATTGGGGACGCTAATTTTTCAAGTTTACTTAATCAGCAATCCGATTCCTTTATTAATTGGGACATTTTTATTTCTTGCAGATAGTGTTTTATTTGGTTTGCTGTTAGGAGTGCGGAGTAGTAATCAAAATGCAGCCGTACAAGGAGTGGCTCTGATTGGTTTTATTACCTCATTGTTGTTATCTGGTTTTATTTATCCTCTCAATAACATTCCTTTTCCTCTTTCTTTCGTGTCACTTTTGGTTCCAACTCGTTATTTTATTAACATCACTCGTAGTGTGTTTGTCAGAGGCACGGGATGGACAGACATTTTGGTTGATTTGTTAATATTATTTGTATTTGCATTTTTATTTTTTAATCTATCTCGTAAAGCTTTAAACCGGATGCAATTGCCTAATTAA
- a CDS encoding HlyD family secretion protein, with protein MAQTASTTTDTLPNAPVLPSKVRPRLLSLPSLLVVVLALAAGIGYTIWRSQGQPRTDVIHVNGRMEGYETEIGVKRGGRIEWIGVREGTAVKKGQRLIKLDGIEDQLLAQQLRAAEAQLASVQSDEQQAYSDVERVKSEIEQINSQIQEARLNLQQSQGDTQGKVEQAKSNVAAARAQLVQAQAQAKQAAAEVNLAKINRDRYAELVAEGAINQQQFDQAQTTLDTAVATQEARQAAINAAREQLSAAQGGLTQAQTTGFNPNIRNAQLEALKRKRDQTSAQLKSAWAKVKSAQARVKDAQATKQQSLIQIQDSEKDLNVISPLDGVVTVRSFEPGAVVGSQTKILTVVDPKTIYLRGFIPEGDIGKVRLGQVVKIFLDSAPNKPLKGKVIAIDPQASFTPENIYFQKDRVKQVVGVRISVENPAGCFNPNLPYAGTDLPCAKIGMPGDAEISLQGEG; from the coding sequence ATGGCTCAAACTGCCTCCACAACTACAGATACTCTTCCGAATGCTCCAGTGCTGCCCTCTAAAGTTCGGCCTCGTCTTTTATCGTTGCCTTCACTATTGGTAGTGGTACTGGCTTTGGCAGCAGGTATTGGCTACACAATCTGGCGATCGCAAGGGCAACCAAGAACCGATGTAATTCATGTAAATGGGCGGATGGAGGGCTATGAAACTGAAATTGGTGTCAAGAGAGGCGGTAGGATTGAATGGATCGGTGTGCGGGAAGGCACAGCAGTTAAGAAAGGGCAGCGATTAATCAAGCTCGATGGTATTGAAGATCAATTACTCGCACAACAACTACGCGCTGCTGAGGCCCAATTGGCATCTGTGCAATCCGATGAACAGCAGGCATATTCAGATGTGGAACGAGTAAAAAGCGAAATAGAGCAAATCAACAGCCAAATTCAAGAAGCCCGATTAAATTTACAACAGTCACAAGGAGATACCCAAGGTAAGGTTGAGCAGGCTAAGTCCAACGTAGCGGCGGCAAGGGCGCAACTAGTGCAAGCACAAGCACAGGCAAAGCAGGCGGCGGCGGAAGTCAATCTCGCAAAAATTAATCGCGATCGCTATGCTGAACTGGTAGCTGAGGGCGCTATTAATCAACAGCAATTTGACCAAGCACAAACCACCTTAGACACGGCAGTAGCGACCCAAGAGGCACGACAGGCAGCAATAAATGCTGCTAGGGAACAATTAAGCGCTGCCCAAGGGGGACTAACCCAAGCGCAAACCACAGGCTTTAACCCTAACATTCGCAACGCCCAATTAGAAGCGCTCAAAAGAAAACGCGATCAAACCTCCGCCCAGCTAAAATCTGCTTGGGCAAAAGTGAAATCTGCCCAAGCAAGAGTCAAGGATGCCCAAGCAACTAAGCAGCAAAGCCTGATCCAGATTCAAGATTCCGAGAAAGACCTCAATGTAATTAGTCCCCTAGACGGGGTTGTGACTGTCCGCAGTTTTGAACCAGGCGCAGTAGTAGGTAGTCAAACCAAAATTCTGACAGTGGTTGACCCGAAGACAATTTATCTGAGAGGTTTTATTCCCGAAGGAGATATCGGCAAAGTTCGCTTGGGTCAGGTAGTCAAAATTTTTCTCGATTCTGCGCCCAATAAACCTCTCAAAGGTAAGGTGATTGCCATCGACCCACAAGCCTCGTTTACGCCAGAAAATATCTATTTTCAGAAAGATAGAGTCAAGCAAGTGGTTGGTGTTCGGATTAGTGTTGAAAACCCGGCTGGCTGCTTTAACCCCAATTTACCCTACGCTGGCACAGATTTGCCTTGTGCCAAGATTGGAATGCCAGGAGATGCAGAAATTTCTTTGCAGGGTGAAGGGTGA